A single Planctomycetota bacterium DNA region contains:
- the pilO gene encoding type 4a pilus biogenesis protein PilO — translation MKGSTRILLTLFGIVVVTVAVVFVVVRPLGQRAAADLEALRERRDQLVKLQRVARRIDDLQEEIKRLEDALAFFEDRLPQQREIDVILREVWVTAEARSLAARSIRTLKVETASRYNVQPISLTLEGPFAGFYEFLLCLEQLPRITKVREMQIQKSPTEPGAVLVDMVVDIFFEN, via the coding sequence ATGAAGGGTTCGACGCGCATTCTGCTGACGCTGTTCGGCATCGTTGTGGTGACCGTGGCGGTGGTGTTCGTGGTCGTCCGGCCTCTGGGGCAGCGCGCGGCGGCGGACCTGGAAGCCCTCCGGGAGCGGCGCGACCAATTGGTGAAACTGCAGCGTGTGGCGAGGCGGATCGACGACTTGCAGGAGGAGATTAAGCGGCTGGAGGACGCGCTGGCGTTCTTCGAGGACCGCTTGCCGCAGCAGCGCGAGATCGACGTGATTCTGCGGGAGGTGTGGGTGACGGCGGAGGCCAGGTCGCTGGCCGCCCGCAGCATTCGGACGCTGAAGGTGGAGACGGCGTCGCGATACAATGTGCAGCCGATCAGCCTGACGTTGGAAGGTCCATTCGCAGGCTTTTACGAGTTTCTGCTCTGCCTGGAGCAACTGCCGCGCATTACGAAGGTGCGGGAGATGCAGATTCAGAAATCGCCCACGGAACCGGGGGCGGTGTTGGTCGACATGGTCGTGGACATCTTTTTCGAGAACTGA